One stretch of Pieris brassicae chromosome 8, ilPieBrab1.1, whole genome shotgun sequence DNA includes these proteins:
- the LOC123713142 gene encoding zinc finger protein 891-like, whose amino-acid sequence MNETPLNFANICRICLRRSKTYSFKSLFENLQNGTISSKLIAIANISIDEMDAFSKLICFKCTKRLNKCIEFIELCQQSEKMFKELNSKNLCNKFIDDKNECVLQLTQDESSAEFKNNDILNITKAERQHQCSTCGKFMSSRYRLRTHLVTHTKERPFSCNQCDKSFSLSETLNVHKRTHTGEKPFHCGTCGKGFAHSAGLIAHNRKHTGQLPYQCHLCPKRFRTIGHLQYHICKHTGKRNFDCDTCGRAFITRQDLKQHLMSHGGEKPHVCCVCGLRLSRASNLRRHIKLAHSEDSSLLFDKNNGKHPESSIK is encoded by the exons ATGAACGAAACCCCTCTAAATTTTGCAAATATATGCCGAATCTGTCTGCGACGCAGCAAAACttattcttttaaaagtttgtttgAAAATCTACAGAATGGTACCATAAGCTCAAAGTTAATAGCAATAGCAAACATAAGC ATAGATGAAATGGATGCGTTTTCAaaacttatttgttttaaatgtacCAAACGATTGAATAAATGCATTGAATTTATAGAATTATGTCAACAGTcagaaaaaatgtttaaagaactaaATTCTAAGAACCTTTGCAACAAATTTATAGATGATAAGAATGAATGTGTTCTTCAACTAACACAAGATGAATCAAGTGCAGAGTTTAAAAACaatgacattttaaatattacaaaagccGAAAGGCAACATCAATGTTCCACATGTGGAAAATTTATGTCCTCCAG ATATAGGCTTAGAACTCATTTAGTTACACACACTAAAGAACGCCCATTCTCATGTAATCAGTGTGATAAAAGCTTTTCATTATCAGAAACCTTGAATGTACATAAAAGGACACACACA GGTGAAAAACCATTTCACTGTGGAACTTGTGGTAAGGGCTTTGCCCATTCAGCTGGCCTGATAGCTCATAACCGAAAGCATACTGGTCAGTTACCTTACCAGTGCCATCTTTGCCCTAAGCGATTTAGAACTATAGGGCATTTGCAATATCACATatg TAAACATACAGGAAAACGAAATTTTGATTGTGATACATGTGGGCGTGCTTTTATCACCCGTCAAGATTTGAAGCAACATCTAATGTCGCATGGTGGTGAGAAACCTCATGTCTGCTGTGTTTGTGGATTGCGTTTGAGTCGCGcctcgaacctacgacgtcACATAAAACTAGCACATTCTGAAGATTCTTctctattatttgataaaaacaatGGTAAACATCCAGAATCATCCATAAAGTGA
- the LOC123713108 gene encoding cyclin-dependent kinases regulatory subunit: MVNMSARDIYYSEKYYDDDHEYRHVVLPKEMVKLIPKNHLMTEDEWRSIGVQQSHGWVHYMTHQPEPHILLFRRKKPPTQNK; encoded by the exons ATGGTCAACATGTCTGCTCGAGACATTTACTATTCTGAGAAATATTATGACGACGATCACGAATACAG GCATGTAGTGTTACCAAAGGAGATGGTAAAGCTTATTCCAAAAAACCACTTAATGACCGAGGATGAGTGGCGCAGTATTGGTGTGCAACAAAGTCATGGATGGGTACACTATATGACACATCAGCCAG agcCTCATATTCTACTGTTTCGAAGAAAGAAGCCTCCAACACAGaacaagtaa
- the LOC123712874 gene encoding uncharacterized protein LOC123712874, with the protein MSTGKLWGEFEDDEANEAVLQSVNFNPIIELGMQNIPEIPITVKSSPVELPKANLITHTIQLHAYARQLSAILEQTENAVFEGARLDALSLPNPPPTPDMEMEHLASPPINFLPKEYCDFSLGKGAVILPFTPEYHRRALKQCAAISIGHIGVATCTNTALNAVADSLDSYLTNLCKLMRTVTDRQASGIKSGFPDIISKVLVDLNVGNLHDFYENRVVRYHNKIKKKCHNLRSQCEALTIGDIAPQLKLEEVPELHFPAALDSAFTPSLEPGFQMLHSLEQEQLQGLDLLDTVSTEDIKVESVEFSQPETKGPLSPSAKKKRK; encoded by the coding sequence ATGTCAACAGGAAAACTTTGGGGTGAATTTGAAGACGATGAGGCCAATGAGGCAGTACTGCAAAGTGTTAACTTTAATCCAATTATTGAACTAGGTATGCAAAATATTCCGGAGATTCCCATCACTGTAAAGTCTTCTCCCGTCGAACTACCGAAAGCCAATCTTATAACTCACACAATTCAACTTCATGCTTATGCTAGACAATTGTCGGCTATTTTAGAACAAACTGAAAATGCAGTATTTGAAGGAGCAAGATTAGATGCATTAAGCTTGCCTAATCCTCCTCCAACTCCAGATATGGAAATGGAGCATTTGGCTTCTCCTCCAATAAATTTTCTTCCTAAAGAGTATTGTGATTTCTCACTTGGTAAAGGTGCAGTAATTCTACCTTTTACTCCTGAATATCATAGAAGAGCTTTAAAGCAATGTGCAGCTATAAGTATTGGGCATATTGGAGTTGCTACATGCACTAACACAGCTCTTAATGCTGTAGCCGATTCTTTGGATTCTTATTTAACAAACCTGTGTAAATTAATGAGAACAGTTACTGACAGACAAGCAAGTGGTATTAAATCAGGGTTCCCAGACATAATTTCAAAAGTATTAGTAGATTTAAATGTTGGAAACCTTCATGATTTTTATGAGAATCGTGTAGTAAGAtatcataacaaaataaaaaagaaatgtcaTAATTTACGGTCACAGTGTGAAGCACTAACAATTGGAGATATAGCACCACAGTTAAAACTTGAAGAAGTTCCAGAGCTGCATTTTCCTGCCGCCTTAGACAGTGCATTCACTCCTTCACTGGAACCTGGTTTTCAAATGCTTCACAGTTTGGAACAAGAACAGTTACAAGGTCTAGATTTATTAGATACAGTATCAACTGAAGACATTAAAGTTGAGTCTGTGGAATTCTCACAACCAGAAACGAAAGGGCCTCTGTCCCCTAGTGCTaagaaaaaaaggaaataa
- the LOC123712876 gene encoding glutathione S-transferase 1-like has protein sequence MVLKLYHYPLSSPSRGAFMSIKAIDVPVEIIHIDLLKKEQLSESFTKINPQHCIPTIDDDGFVLWESKAIACYLAEKHERQDLYPMNLKQRALVNQRMYYDSSMLYPRIRAINYPILFQGVKEIKKPLKDDLNNQLSFLNQYLNESKWVAGDQMTLADIAIAASISTLAAIDWDFTEFPNINRWFKNCESIPGFAENKEGASVFGKAVKKYLEQ, from the exons ATGGTGCTAAAACTTTATCACTATCCATTGAGTTCTCCGTCAAGAGGCGCTTTTATGTCTATTAAAGCTATAGATGTACCGGTAGAAATTATTCATATCGATTTATTGAAAAAGGAGCAACTCAGTgaaagttttacaaaaattaaccCTCAGCACTGCATACCTACTATTGACGACGACGGCTTCGTGTTATGGGAAAGTAAAGCAATTGCCTGTTATTTGGCAGAAAAACATGAAAGACAGGATCTATATCCAATGAATCTGAAGCAACGTGCTCTTGTAAATCAGAGAATGTATTATGATAGCTCCATGTTGTACCCCCGTATAAGGGCCATAAAT tATCCCATTCTATTTCAAggtgttaaagaaataaagaagCCGTTAAAAGATGATCTAAATAACCAACtaagttttttaaaccaatacCTGAATGAAAGTAAATGGGTTGCAGGAGACCAAATGACACTTGCTGATATAGCAATTGCTGCATCAATATCAACTCTTGCA GCTATTGATTGGGATTTTACCGAATTTCCCAACATTAATAGATGGTTCAAAAATTGTGAATCAATTCCTGGCTTTGCAGAGAACAAGGAAGGTGCTAGTGTATTTGGGAAGGCTGTGAAAAAGTATTTGGAGCAATAg
- the LOC123712875 gene encoding glutathione S-transferase 1-like isoform X1, which translates to MGLKLYHYTVSGPSRAAYMTIKAIGLEVDVVIVDLMKQEQLKENFLQINPQHCVPTIDDDGFVLWESKAIACYLAEKHGRDDLYPKDLKHRALVNQRLYFDSATLLPHIRAIMHPILFQNVKEIKKPLKDNLYVQLGFLNRFLSDSKWVAGNELTVADISLASSMATVMFLSQALDWDMTDFPNIDRWFKQCENIPGFEENLKGAKLYGDAVKRNLQL; encoded by the exons ATGGGGTTAAAACTTTATCATTATACTGTCAGTGGCCCCTCCCGGGCAGCATACATGACCATTAAAGCTATTGGATTAGAGGTCGATGTTGTAATAGTTGATTTAATGAAACAGGAACaacttaaagaaaattttcttcagATTAACCCTCAGCACTGCGTACCGACAATTGATGATGATGGTTTTGTTTTATGGGAAAGTAAGGCGATTGCTTGCTATTTGGCCGAGAAGCATGGGAGAGATGATCTCTATCCAAAAGATTTAAAGCACCGTGCGCTTGTGAATCAAAGATTGTATTTTGATAGTGCTACTTTGCTACCACATATACGTGCTATTATG CATCCCATTTTATTCCAAaatgtaaaagaaataaagaagCCATTAAAGgataatttatatgttcaaCTTGGATTTCTAAATCGCTTCCTGAGTGACAGTAAATGGGTGGCTGGCAATGAATTAACTGTTGCAGACATATCTCTTGCATCTTCTATGGCTACAGTTATG tttttatcacAGGCTCTTGATTGGGATATGACGGACTTTCCAAATATTGATAGATGGTTCAAGCAATGTGAAAATATACCTGGATTTGAAGAAAATTTGAAAGGGGCAAAGCTTTATGGTGATGCTGTCAAAAGAAACCTACAACTATAG
- the LOC123712875 gene encoding glutathione S-transferase 1-like isoform X2 has protein sequence MGLKLYHYTVSGPSRAAYMTIKAIGLEVDVVIVDLMKQEQLKENFLQINPQHCVPTIDDDGFVLWESKAIACYLAEKHGRDDLYPKDLKHRALVNQRLYFDSATLLPHIRAIMHPILFQNVKEIKKPLKDNLYVQLGFLNRFLSDSKWVAGNELTVADISLASSMATVMALDWDMTDFPNIDRWFKQCENIPGFEENLKGAKLYGDAVKRNLQL, from the exons ATGGGGTTAAAACTTTATCATTATACTGTCAGTGGCCCCTCCCGGGCAGCATACATGACCATTAAAGCTATTGGATTAGAGGTCGATGTTGTAATAGTTGATTTAATGAAACAGGAACaacttaaagaaaattttcttcagATTAACCCTCAGCACTGCGTACCGACAATTGATGATGATGGTTTTGTTTTATGGGAAAGTAAGGCGATTGCTTGCTATTTGGCCGAGAAGCATGGGAGAGATGATCTCTATCCAAAAGATTTAAAGCACCGTGCGCTTGTGAATCAAAGATTGTATTTTGATAGTGCTACTTTGCTACCACATATACGTGCTATTATG CATCCCATTTTATTCCAAaatgtaaaagaaataaagaagCCATTAAAGgataatttatatgttcaaCTTGGATTTCTAAATCGCTTCCTGAGTGACAGTAAATGGGTGGCTGGCAATGAATTAACTGTTGCAGACATATCTCTTGCATCTTCTATGGCTACAGTTATG GCTCTTGATTGGGATATGACGGACTTTCCAAATATTGATAGATGGTTCAAGCAATGTGAAAATATACCTGGATTTGAAGAAAATTTGAAAGGGGCAAAGCTTTATGGTGATGCTGTCAAAAGAAACCTACAACTATAG
- the LOC123712878 gene encoding methyltransferase N6AMT1-like isoform X1 — METPHQEHINKDDFQHVYQPAEDSFLLIDALEKELNFLKTFNPFSCLEIGSGSGVVITALGMALPNSLYFCTDVNFKACLMSKSTALHNRVGLECVNMNLAMCFLNKKFDIVIFNPPYVVTGSEECMSNGIEASWAGGNKGREVTDKLLDLIPKILTDKGIFYLLLIEENIPEEVKQIMLNKGYKSKLIIKRRVKNENQLVLKFYK, encoded by the coding sequence ATGGAAACTCCACACCAAGAGCATATTAATAAAGATGATTTTCAACATGTTTATCAACCAGCTGAGGACAGTTTTCTCCTTATAGATGCTTTGGAGAAagaattaaactttttaaaaacatttaatccCTTTTCATGCCTCGAAATAGGGTCTGGAAGTGGTGTTGTCATAACAGCTCTGGGTATGGCCTTACCTAATTCCTTATACTTTTGCACAGATGTCAATTTCAAAGCCTGCTTAATGTCTAAAAGTACTGCTCTTCACAATAGGGTTGGTCTTGAGTGTGTTAATATGAACCTAGCtatgtgttttcttaataaaaagtttgataTTGTTATCTTCAATCCCCCATATGTTGTGACTGGCTCGGAAGAGTGTATGAGCAATGGTATTGAAGCAAGCTGGGCTGGAGGTAACAAAGGAAGGGAGGTGACAGATAAATTATTGGATTTAATACCAAAGATATTAACAGACAAGGGCATTTTCTACCTTCTGCTCATTGAAGAAAACATTCCAGAAGAAgttaaacaaattatgttaaataaaggctataaatcaaaactaattataaagaGACGGGTTAAAAATGAGAACCAATTAGtccttaaattttataaataa
- the LOC123712878 gene encoding SNAPIN protein homolog isoform X2, translating to MDDTESTTTSADENTGNLCDNPTRDTLAEGLLGLLKPTVDQLDDRVRATRIAQLELKQQIESLNEKLERVREALVNHPNLDPYVKKLIACKHKVTVVLNVLQASQDRLNEIRQMINKNKAVIQPEQSEPVQSTSTIISSQGSIN from the exons ATGGATGATACCGAGAGTACTACAACTTCTGCTGATGAAAATACAGGAAATTTGTGTGACAACCCAACAAGAGACACTCTTGCTGAAGGACTTTTAGGACTTTTGAAGCCAACTGTAGATCAACTGGATGATAGAGTACGAGCCACAAG AATTGCTCAATTAGAACTGAAACAGCAGATTGAGTCACTTAATGAGAAGTTGGAGAGGGTACGAGAAGCTTTAGTCAATCATCCAAATTTGGATCCTTATGTGAAAAAACTTATTGCATGCAAGCACAAAGTTACtgttgttttaaatgttttacaagCTTCACAG gacagattaaatgaaataagacAAATGATCAATAAGAATAAAGCTGTTATACAACCAGAACAATCAGAGCCAGTCCAAAGTACTAGTACCATAATATCAAGTCAAGGTAGCATCAACTAA